In the Pseudonocardia cypriaca genome, one interval contains:
- a CDS encoding translation initiation factor IF-2 N-terminal domain-containing protein, translating to MVPREPIRQALLIATDEYGKDFPNLQSPVSDASRLAEILTDPDIANFKVETLKNRPSYEQLVAVEHFFRDRRSDDVLLLHISCHGIKSQDGRLHFVASNTVEHLLASTALSQQYLQERVEACRAGCIFIFLDCCYSGAYLKGAKGDSNIYALEGLIGKGAAVIASTDSFAQSWEGDGAFIGLNKASSHFTQALIYGISTGDADRDDDGWVSIAELFEYIEYCVKEATGARQRPQSYVRTDFGGRLLFSKVPRDARGSSRPPSGRNDSDAKPASPVATGATSAWDMALNSSQAISARSPQDRERVRREEEAAWEEREAKRRDEEATWEARESEQSQQEDPRTTQDAACDVTPSDQRDLDASTATEQEVRTAQLRARAAQFEAQAEQLRAAGDERRAEQAQQQAAQWRLWLVTAEGQSPVGRIRVYELAKELSVSSKLILSKLQDLGVYVKSPSSTVDAPVAQRVRELLGGVPPRSRAGVLAEPPRQAPQRDGGGRRSGGPAPPPVHPSGNTGSPGTEGSRRPGLSQRHEVDRRASRPDQHDSRFDAPRGRPPDWPSGPPVSLVAERSVPPVEGHGSKPTITPLSTSVETLLLLLIVIVEFVVPGAFVALLSFDPDVRAAATMGDAVRETLRVIIPEKLLLISPSILVPLAARRLRRRVTRSRMIREGLHAAPLLGAVGMLLGVLLVVKLVAVS from the coding sequence ATGGTGCCGCGTGAGCCGATCAGGCAAGCCCTGCTGATCGCCACTGACGAGTACGGGAAGGACTTTCCCAATCTTCAATCGCCGGTGAGCGACGCTAGCAGACTGGCCGAGATTCTTACTGATCCAGACATAGCCAACTTCAAGGTTGAGACACTCAAGAACAGGCCTTCCTATGAGCAGTTAGTTGCCGTCGAACACTTCTTCCGGGACAGGCGGTCCGATGACGTACTACTTCTACACATATCGTGTCATGGCATCAAGAGTCAAGATGGACGACTGCATTTCGTAGCGAGTAATACTGTGGAGCACCTCCTTGCTTCGACGGCGCTTTCGCAGCAGTACTTGCAGGAGCGCGTTGAGGCATGCCGCGCCGGGTGCATCTTCATTTTTCTCGATTGTTGTTACAGTGGTGCATACCTCAAGGGCGCGAAGGGTGATTCAAACATTTACGCGCTCGAAGGCCTGATTGGCAAGGGGGCCGCGGTAATAGCATCGACGGACAGCTTTGCTCAGTCCTGGGAAGGCGATGGCGCGTTTATCGGACTAAACAAGGCATCCTCACATTTCACCCAAGCGCTAATTTATGGGATCAGTACCGGCGACGCAGACCGAGACGATGACGGATGGGTTAGCATAGCTGAGCTATTCGAATACATCGAATACTGCGTAAAGGAGGCTACTGGGGCCCGTCAAAGGCCGCAATCGTACGTCCGGACCGATTTCGGAGGCCGCCTTCTGTTCTCGAAGGTTCCCAGAGATGCGAGGGGATCGAGTCGTCCACCATCCGGGCGCAATGACAGTGACGCCAAACCGGCGAGTCCTGTGGCGACGGGCGCAACATCCGCTTGGGACATGGCCCTCAACTCGTCGCAGGCGATCAGCGCTCGATCGCCCCAGGACCGGGAACGTGTGCGGAGGGAGGAAGAGGCCGCCTGGGAGGAGCGTGAGGCCAAGCGGCGGGACGAAGAGGCCACGTGGGAGGCGCGCGAGTCCGAGCAGAGCCAGCAAGAGGACCCGCGGACGACACAAGATGCAGCGTGCGACGTCACCCCCAGCGACCAGCGCGACCTCGACGCGAGCACCGCCACGGAGCAGGAGGTCCGAACTGCGCAGCTCCGTGCCCGAGCGGCGCAGTTCGAGGCTCAGGCCGAGCAGCTACGCGCCGCAGGCGACGAACGGCGCGCGGAGCAAGCCCAGCAACAGGCCGCCCAGTGGCGGTTGTGGCTCGTTACCGCGGAGGGCCAATCACCCGTGGGCAGGATCCGCGTCTACGAGCTCGCAAAAGAGCTCAGCGTCAGCAGCAAGCTGATCCTGAGCAAGTTGCAGGACCTGGGAGTGTACGTGAAGTCACCATCCTCGACTGTCGACGCACCGGTCGCTCAAAGGGTCCGTGAGCTTCTCGGTGGCGTGCCCCCGCGGTCGCGCGCCGGCGTCCTTGCCGAGCCGCCGCGCCAGGCGCCGCAGCGCGACGGCGGGGGGCGGCGCTCCGGCGGCCCGGCGCCCCCGCCGGTCCACCCCAGTGGGAATACAGGGTCTCCTGGCACCGAGGGATCCAGGCGCCCCGGCCTGTCGCAGCGGCACGAAGTCGATCGTCGGGCGAGCCGACCCGACCAGCACGACTCGCGGTTCGACGCACCACGGGGACGTCCGCCTGACTGGCCATCCGGCCCGCCGGTCAGCCTGGTCGCGGAGCGGTCGGTCCCTCCAGTCGAGGGGCACGGCTCGAAGCCCACAATTACCCCCCTGTCCACTTCCGTCGAAACACTGCTGCTGCTCTTGATCGTCATCGTGGAGTTCGTCGTCCCCGGGGCCTTCGTAGCCCTTCTCAGTTTCGACCCGGACGTGCGCGCCGCAGCTACTATGGGCGATGCCGTGCGGGAGACGCTAAGGGTGATCATCCCAGAGAAGCTGCTGCTGATTTCACCGTCGATTCTTGTTCCCTTGGCAGCTCGCCGCCTTCGCCGCAGGGTCACCAGGAGCAGA